The following proteins are co-located in the bacterium genome:
- a CDS encoding TetR/AcrR family transcriptional regulator — translation MSEVAVLKPERRTQAARSASTRARLLDATIECLNELGYAHTTTPEVARRAGVSRGAQLHHFPTKAELVSNAIEHLFARRHEEFLAAIAALPASADRASAAIDLLWSMISGPTFYAWLEMAVAARTDPELRSRFEALSGGFAATIDRTFRDILPPAAPGPDLFYDAAPKFVFALLDGLALHRIQSPDDSTVGEVLGALKALAQLVGLSQRE, via the coding sequence GTGAGCGAGGTCGCGGTGCTCAAGCCGGAGCGGCGGACGCAGGCGGCGCGGAGTGCGTCGACGCGGGCGAGGCTGCTCGATGCGACCATCGAGTGCCTCAACGAGCTCGGCTATGCGCACACGACGACGCCCGAGGTCGCGCGCCGGGCGGGGGTCTCGCGGGGAGCGCAGCTGCACCACTTCCCGACCAAGGCGGAGCTGGTCAGCAACGCCATCGAGCACCTCTTCGCGCGGCGGCACGAGGAGTTCCTGGCCGCGATCGCGGCGCTGCCGGCGTCGGCCGATCGGGCCTCGGCGGCCATCGACCTCCTCTGGTCGATGATCTCGGGGCCGACGTTCTACGCCTGGCTCGAGATGGCGGTGGCGGCACGCACCGACCCCGAGCTGCGGTCCCGCTTCGAGGCCTTGTCCGGGGGCTTCGCGGCGACCATCGACCGCACGTTCCGCGACATCCTGCCGCCGGCGGCGCCGGGACCGGACCTCTTCTACGACGCCGCCCCCAAGTTCGTCTTCGCTCTGCTCGACGGGCTGGCGCTGCACCGCATCCAGAGCCCCGACGATTCCACGGTCGGCGAGGTGCTCGGGGCGCTGAAGGCGCTCGCGCAGCTCGTCGGCCTGTCCCAACGCGAATGA